TCCTCTACTATTTCAAATACTGAGGGCTGTCTTGTTTGGCGGTAAAGCACATGTGCAAAGCGCAAAGGAGGTTCTTCCTCTTTTATAAAAGGCAGCTCCCATAAAAATCTGCTTGCATCACTTACATCACTTTTGACAAAACTTACCGCAGCTCTCTTTGCACCCATAAGCAATCTATAGTAGTAGTGCTTTTGCAACGACTTTTTCTCTGCAGTTGTAGGCAGTTTGGCATGTTTTCTTGTAGCTGTGTTGAGAAAAAGATCCTCTTGGGAAATTTGCGGGACAAACTCTTCATTGAAATCAACGATGATTACTCCATCAAACTGCGTTCCTCTGCTCTCCAATACCTCCATAACAGTGACTTTTCCACCTCGTATATCATCAAAGCTCAAACTTTGCAGTCTTTGGAGCAGCAACTTTACAACAAACTCCAAAGAGATATCGATCTTTTGCATAAATCTATCAAAACGGAAGAGATCCTCTTCAATGACTCTCTTCTCTTTATCACTGGCTTTTGCAAAAAGATAGCTTTGCAGTTCGCTCCAGGAGCTTATCTTTTTAAACTCCTCAATATCTTCATCTGTAAGTTTTGCACCATACTCCTCTTCATAAAGATAGATATATCGATAGAGTGCTTCAAGCTTACGATAGAGTGGAGAGTAGATAAAGCTCTCTCCCATACTGAAATTGAGGTTTTCCAATCTATCAAAACTCTCTAAAAACTCCTTAAAATCTGCCTGTGGTAAAATGACAACAATATTTTCTGGCTTGATACCACTGCGTACAAACTCTTCAATCTTTGCAAAAACATAGTTACACTGCTCAATGCGCTCACTAAATGCAGAGTATTCGATCTTTTCTAACTTTGGAAGCTCTTTTGAAGAGTGTATTACACTCTCTTTTGTAATAGTGTATCTTCCTGGCTTTTGAATAGCAAACATCTTTTTAGCCAAAGGGAGATTAAATGGACTTACCAAGAACTCAATACGCCAAGGAGTTGTAATTTTTGCTAAAACCTCCCTATCAAAACGGGTAAGATAGCCACTAAGATGTATCTCTATCTCTTCAAACTCATTGAAATAATCATTATTTATCCAGTACTCATCAAGCACAATAATATCTGTTAGCCCCTGAGAGTGCAAAATATTTTTATAGTTACTGCGGATCTCTTGGAGGATCGCAAGATGCTCACTATATTCTGCATAGGTATCACTGCTTTGAAGCGAATCAAAATCGACTCTTTCTAAAAACATCTCTTTCAAAAAAGCGTAAAGCAGATCCCCTTCATGCAAAAACTTCTCAAAACTCTTCTCAATACCCAGTTTTTCTAATTCAACATCCTTACATGCCTGGTAAAAATAGTAGCTGCGTAGCTCCTCTTGAACAAATACATACTCACTCAGTATCGCTCTATCAAGGAAATCACCGATTGTCAGCAGCTTTGGCAAAAGGCGCTGCGGATGCTTAGCAGCATATTGACGTAGCTCCCTTTGAGTAGTAAAGACGAGAAGTTTCATACTGTCTTGCTAAAAACCTTCTTGCCT
The Nitratiruptor tergarcus DSM 16512 genome window above contains:
- a CDS encoding PD-(D/E)XK nuclease family protein, producing MKLLVFTTQRELRQYAAKHPQRLLPKLLTIGDFLDRAILSEYVFVQEELRSYYFYQACKDVELEKLGIEKSFEKFLHEGDLLYAFLKEMFLERVDFDSLQSSDTYAEYSEHLAILQEIRSNYKNILHSQGLTDIIVLDEYWINNDYFNEFEEIEIHLSGYLTRFDREVLAKITTPWRIEFLVSPFNLPLAKKMFAIQKPGRYTITKESVIHSSKELPKLEKIEYSAFSERIEQCNYVFAKIEEFVRSGIKPENIVVILPQADFKEFLESFDRLENLNFSMGESFIYSPLYRKLEALYRYIYLYEEEYGAKLTDEDIEEFKKISSWSELQSYLFAKASDKEKRVIEEDLFRFDRFMQKIDISLEFVVKLLLQRLQSLSFDDIRGGKVTVMEVLESRGTQFDGVIIVDFNEEFVPQISQEDLFLNTATRKHAKLPTTAEKKSLQKHYYYRLLMGAKRAAVSFVKSDVSDASRFLWELPFIKEEEPPLRFAHVLYRQTRQPSVFEIVEDFAPPTKLSPTMLEILLKCPLRYYLHYHKAIKAPQVGYRGISIHSAIEEAIKRSPKNPQEYFAFIWQALVRGVSQYERYRLTTEWYKPLQKFAQEDFIHLQGEVETEVQKSRVLEGVELFARADRVVKKDDGVYIFDYKTNKTSNYLNDYNKDAAKLQAEFYAYIWQTERVYFWDLRNTKLQRFDTTHSKEKLKNALDKICTQTVKSQERDVCRYCPYKFGCKGEV